The genomic region TGGATGCGATCCGCATTCTACAAACCGGCGGCCCCTCGGGCCCCGGAACCGTCGATGAGTTCAACGGCGTCGTCGCCGGTATCGATCCGGTGGCCGTCGATGCCTTCGGCGTCGGGCTCTCGACCTGGAACGGCCAGACCTTCCTTCCCGATCAAGTCGCCTATATCCGCCATGCGGCGGAACATGGCGTTGGAACATCGGCCTTGGAGACTCTCCGCATCGAGGAACTGGGTTAGGAATGGGGCGGCCGGGCATGCGCAGGATCGCACTCTGTTGGATCATACTCTGTCACCTTGCCGTTCTTTCCGGCGCCGCCGCGGCGCAGATCACCACCCATCCGGCGCCACAGCTCCAAACTGAGACGACGGCGGAGGATTTGCGCCCGCGGATCATCGCATCCGAAGACCGGATCTTGATCCTCACGCCGTCCGCCCTTTATCGTTTTCTCCCCGCATCGGAAACCTGGACTCACACCTCATCGGCCGACGGCCTTCCCGCGGGCCGGCTCGAATCTTTATCATTAACCGATGGCACGATCTGGATCTCGAGCGACGGGGTGAGCGCTTCCGATGCCCGGTTTGATGACTGGAAGACTTACAAATCGGGGGAGGAGTGTCCCGGTCGAGCCGTCTATGCCGTCGAATCCGACGGCGATTACGCCTATGCGGCCACCGATAAGGGCCCGGCCCGGTTTGATCAATATATTTTGGAGTGGGAAGCGATGGAGCGCCCCGGTGATGAATCCTGGGGTATGGCGCGCGATGTCGCCGTTGGAGAGGATCGCGTCTGGTTCGCGCTCGACGACGGGATCGCCGAGTACCGCAAGGAAACGGAGAGCTTCACCCTTTATACAACCCTCGGACGGTTGGAATCTCCCGCGGTGCTCGCCCTCCGGCAGACCCCCCGGTACATTTGGGCGTTCGCCGGAGACGGCATCGCACGGTATGATAAAGAGCTTCAGAGCTGGACCAGTTTTGAAACCGGGGTCGATTTTCCCGACGCCCGAATCCACCAGCTGACCCTGCAGGGGGATGATCTCTGGCTCGGCACCGACGAGGGGCTCTGGAGCTACAGCGCCGAGACAGGGATCTGGCGGCGGGATCAATCCTGTGACGAGATGCCCGGCGAATCGGTGCATGCCTTTGCCAGGGAGTCGAACCGGATTTGGGTTGTGACCGAGCGCGCCTACGCCGTCTACGACGAAGCGACGGCCCGTTGGATTGATTTTACAGCGGCCGTTCCAATGCCGCCGGGCGCCGTCGTTGAAATGGCCTGGATGAGCGAGACCCTCATCTACCTCGGTTCCGAACAGATCGTCTACGGGCTCAGCCAAGGGCAGGACAACCCCAATCTCTTCACCTTCCGCAGCCAAGAGGTCTTGGCGGCGCAGGGTTCTGATATTTCCAATGCACCCCGCTGGCGGGCCGGATTGGATGACGCCGGATTGGGTCTCGTCGCGCCCTCGGGCAAAGACTTGCACATTAAGGGCGGCGCCACGATCTTTATCGAAGATGATGATTCAGGACCGGACGGCGGGACCGGTCTTGGGGATTTGATCACCGATACGCGCTACGATTTAACATTAACAGGCCGGATGGATTCGGATCGGACTCTTTCCGGTTTCTACGATACGACCGATCCGGACAACTCGAAGTATCAACTGACCTACCGCGGCGCCCGCTCGGATGTCCTCCGCTCCGTGAGTCTGGGTGAGATCGAGCAACAGCTCTTTAACACCCGTTTGGCGCCCGGAACCGGCCTGCGGGGCGGCCATGCGCGTGTGGAGATGGGGGATCGCTCTGAATCAACCCACCGGCGCCTGCTGACGGCCGATGCCTGGGCCGGCAAGCGGCGGACCCTGCCCGGCCGCGATGTCTATTACGGCGGGAACCGAGCGGTCGATTCGCGGATCCGGGATACAGGTTATGTACAGGGGATGGTCTTCCCCCTGCCGGAGGGGTGGACCTCCGCCGATTTGAGAGATGCCGTCCTCTATCATGACGACGGCGTCGCCGGCAGCGACAACGCCAATACGGAAGACCGGATCATTGCCGGCCTGAGCGGGTCGTGGGATCGTCTGGAGCCCTTTGCCGACTATATTATCGGGTCAAACGGCGGCACCCTCATCCTGGCCGCTCCATTGGGCGGGGGAGAGTCTTTAACAATCGTCAATGGCGCGCATGAGGCCGATCTCACCGGCGGCTGGTTGCGGAATCGTTATTTCATCACAATAGGTCCGGTGCCGGGATCGCTCGCTGTTTCGATCAGCGACTCCACCGGTTCCCTGACTGATCCTCAGGGTGAATCTTATCTTTCACTTTTCGGCCTCGATGCCAATGGCGACGGATTGCTGGATCCGGATCATTTCAGTCCGATTACAGGGCTCCTCAGTTTTCCCGAGCCCCTGCCGTTCCCGGCTGAAATCTATGCGGATGAACCGGTCAGCTTGTACGATATCAACGTCACCTATCAGGCGACCCTCAACACCTTCCGTCTGAGTCATCGCGATCTGGCGCCCGGATCAGAGCGGATTACGGTTGATCGCGAACAGCTTCGCGCCGATGTCGATTACTCGATGATCCCGGCCTCCGGTCTCTTTGTCTTTTTTGAGCATATTCTTCTCGATGACGATTCGGTGATCGAGGTCGAATACCTCTATGAAGTCGGCGAGGGGTCCACGGCCTCCGATGAGGGGCTGGTCGTCGCCGGGCAGGCCGGCTTCGCCCCGGATGATCACCTTTTCTTTGGCGCCAACGCAACCCGCTGGCGGGACGATCAAGCGCGCGATATCACCACGGCCGATCTCAATGCCCGTCTGGAATGGAAGGACGAGCGGCGCTTTCTCAGGGTGACGCCCGAATTGGCGGTGAGCCGAACCACATCCGGTGAAATGTTAAACCAGAGTGATGAGAACGGAACCGCTACCGGCGCCGGTTTCCAGGGGCGGTATGATAAAGTCGAACTTTCCGGGTCTTATCGCAATTTGGGCGGTGAATACGCCTCATTTGAAGACCGCCGAACCCTTCTGGGAAGGCTGCGGGAGGCCTCCGAGCTAAAAGGACGATGGGAGTTTGCCGGCAACCTCCAGGCTGAGGTGGAATGGGAGAAGCGGCTCTCCGATCAGATCGATCCCGAGGGTCTCATCGGCGGCGCTTCATCATCCGGCGCCGACTCGTCCGCGATATCCCGATACGGAGAAGAATCTTCTCTCACGGCCGGATTAAAACTCCTGCGGTCCGGTCTCCCCAATCTTGAAATCCGCCGCGGGCGGGTTTTGTTAAACACACCCGGGCAGCGGCAGGAGAAATGGATCAGCCGGGCCGAGCTGGAGGTCAGCCCGGATCAGGCGGGGCTGACACCCTTCGGCATCCGGCGCTTATGGCTCCGCGCTTTTGTTCAACGCAGCGACCGGGAGTGGCGCGGCGGCCGCAGCGGAGAGGCGGAAGACAGCCTCAACACAGCCACGGAAGGCAAGCGCACCACCGACCATGCTTTTATCCGTCTGAATGGATCGGTGGGGAATCCCTTCTCCTGGAATCTCGCCTTCGAGGATCGCCGCACGCATCTCCCCGATGAGGATCAGTCTCAAAATCTGCGCCGCTATCAAGAGGTCGATGCGACCTTGCAGACACGCCCCCATTCCGCCCTCGACGCCTATCTGCGGTGGGAGTCGCACCGGGATCTTTTCTGGCATCCCGAGGGACGCAGCGGCGGTTTTGATGTGAAGCGGTTGCTGTTGGGGACGCTGCAACTGTATCCGGGACGTTTGATGGCCGGGCTGTCGCGTCTCTCCTTCCGCTTTGATGTGGGGACGACCGAGACGGAGGATGGCGAACCCGGCGTGTCGCTGCCGGGGGGAGGGTCGCTTTTCACCGAAGCGTCCGGCGCTTCTCAAATCCGGCGAACGAGGAGCGGCATGGGTGAGGCGCGGGTGCAGTTGCTCACCTGGATGCGGCTGGTGGAACGGTGGGAGCAGGAGAAGGATCTGAACCGCCAGGAGGGGCTTGCGACCGAGGGGACGAAGCGGCAGCTTGAGAGCCGGCTTGAGATGAAACCCAGCGGCGGGAATCTCATGCTCCGCCTCATCGGATCGACGGCGGATGAGGGTTTGACGCAGACGGAGACGCGGCGGCGTTTCACCGGTCAGTGGGATCAGACCTGGGGCCGGGGATGGCTGACCTATCTCTCGCTCGAGGCCCAGAAGGTGGAGACCGGGGACCGGCAATTGGGTGAATTGACCCATCTTTATAATCCGACGGCGCGGGTGACCTGGAGACGGTCGCGGTGGCGGCTCGATGCCAGTCTTAGCGGGGGGGTGACCTGGACGCGCACCAAAGACATTTTTGCCGGAGCGGGTGACGACTGGGAAACCCTTATGAAACAATCGGTTACGTCATCTTTGAGCTTTCATCCCGCCCAGACCCTCGCCGTCAAAATCCAATATGTCCTGAGCCGTTCGGAGCGGGTGGCGGAGGATTGGGAGACCGATCACGATCTGCGGATCCGGCTCCAGATTCGCGCCTAACCGTCGCGCCCAGCCGTTGCTCCTGGCCGTTGCGCCTGGCCGTTGCGCCTCGCTGTCCCGTTGCGGTTCGCGGCGCTAGACGGTATAATTATAAAATATGTTTTGGGGTCCATAGAGCCTGGCCGGTTCACCATACTGCGTCGCGCCATTGTCTTGCCATCGAGGAGGGGGAGCACCATGGAGAACCCCGCGGGGAAGAGGTCTGGGGAAAAATCTACCGCACAAAAGAAGGATCATTTCGGCCCAAGTCGCCGTGATTTCTTGAAACTCTCCGCCGTCGGAGCTATCGCCGCGGCGGGATCAAAAGCTTCCGCCAGGGATCTGGTAGAGCTGGGGAAGAAGGCTGTCGCCGGGACCCGCGGGAATGTCATGCCGGGCCGGATCGTCATCTATCACGACCCTGAATTCTATTCCGGAGGTCTCGATCAGGATCAGATCGCCGGGGCTGTTCACAGCGGTGTTCAAATGCTGACAGGAATCAGCGACACCGCCGCCGCTTTTGAATCGCTTTTCCCCGGTCTTCACAGCGGCTCGACCTTCGCGATCAAGGTCAACTGCATCGGACCCACGGAGTCGAAATGGCAGGTGGCGCGGGGCGTGGTTTCCGGTCTGTCGCTGATGCTGGGCGGCACCTTCGATGTGAGCCAGGTCGTCATCTATGATGATAACAATATTGTGAATTACGGGTACAATACCGACCGGTTTACCTTTAATGGGCACGCCGCCGTTATCAGCAGCAACAATAACAACCCCAGCAGCTATTACGTGTATGGCAGCCACCGGCTTTCACAATATATTCTTGATTGCGATTACCTGATCAGCATCCCGGTGCTGAAGAGCCACACCGATCCGAATAATCAGATCACACTGGCCTTGAAGAATCATTACGGCTCCTGCTCGCCGGCGAGCCTCTGCGGCAATATCCCCGGCATGCTGACCCTCAATGCGGATCAGTATGTGAAGCCGAAGACGGCGCTGGTTGTCGCCGATGTGATTGAGGCGACCTACAACGGCGGGCCGGGTGAGCCGCCGCAGATCTGGAACACCTTCCCTGAAATGACGCCGAACACCCTCTTCTTCTCAACCGACCCCACGACGAGCGACTATTGGGGCCGTGAGTATATCAATACCGAGCGGGCTTCCCACGGCTGGGCGGCTAAACCCTGTACATGGGTCGAGCTCTCTTCCGGATCCCCCTACGAGATCGGTGTCAGCGATCCAGGTTCGATGACGGTGATCAACTATGAACCGTCGGATGTCGACAACCCCGCGGGCGTTGTCGGCGGGACCTTCCTGGCGCCGAACGTTCCCAATCCATGCCGGAACGGCACGGAACTGCGCTTTCGCCTGGATGAGCCCTCGCGCGTCTCCCTGCAGATCATCTCCACCTCGGGCCGGATGATCCGCCGTCTCGGCGGGGATGTGCTGCCTGAAGGGCGTCATGTCGTGAAATGGGACGGCCGCGATAGTCAGGGGCGCCGCGTTCCGGCGGGCGTTTACTTCACGCGGATGGAAGCGGGACGCATCGTCCGCACGCGCCGGATCGTTGTCGCGAACTGAAATGGAACGAAAGCTGTCAAGACGGCCGCCCCCAATATCCGGGGGCGGTCTTTTTATCGGGATTATTGTCGTGGTGATGATCGCCGCGGCCGGATTCGTCGTTCTTCAAATAGTTGAGTCCGGGAAGCCCGCGGAGATCACATTAGATACGCCGCTGGAGGAAGCCGGGGAAGGCGACGGGGATATTCTCCTCGAAGCCGACTCCACCTATGTCGTTGAACATTACCTGCCCTGGGATCCTTATGTCGTGACGTGGGGTCCCACAAACCTCGATCCGGATCTTCCGCAGACGCGAATCGAGATCACCCTCCAAGACGCCGTCATCGAGGCATCGGTCGATTATCTCTGTGAAGGCGAGACGAAGGATCTCGACGGCGACGGGAGCGACGAGTTGATCGTTTGGGCTTACAGCGGCGGCGCGCACTGCTGTTCGCAGTATTATATTTATACGAGGCATCCCGCCTTTAGGCGGATCGGATCGATCTATACCGGCAACGGCGGCCTGCAGTTTAAGGATCTGGATGGGGACGGGGTGCTGGAGGGTGTCGGAAATTACGACGGCCTGGCCTATTACGATTGGAGTTATGCCGCGAGTCCCTTCCCGCCGATTATTTTTAAATGGCGGGATGGCGGGTTTGTTGAAGAGACCAAGGCGTTCCCGGATTTGCTTCGTGAAAGATTAGAAACTTATCTCTACCCCCAACCGGCCGATCCCAACGATCCCGATTACAAGGAGCAGCGGTTTCCGCGTGTCGGCGCGGTGCTGGCCTATTGCATTTTGCTGGATGAAGAAGAACGCGCCTTTGCGCTGATGAAGAAACTCGATCCGGAAATGATCCCCTGGATGCAGGAACATCGCGAAGCGATCCGCGCGCTGATGGCGGGGATGAAAGAACGGGCGGGCTGAACCGTCCTCCAAAGAGTCGATTCGTCACCCGCCCGTTTCCGAGCTGAAATGTAGAACTTCCAACGCTGCTGCGTTACGGCGTTACTACGTTACTGCTTTACTGCACAACCACCATCTTCCGCGTCTGCTGGTTCTCGCCCGAGTTCAGAACGTAGAAGAACACACCACTTGAGACGCTGCGGCCGTGATCGCCGCGGCCGTCCCAGACGGCGCTGTAGTTGCCGGCGCCCTGCGCTTCGTTCACGAGCGTCCGGACCAGGCGGCCCATCGCATCATAAATCTTCAGGGTCGTCGGAACCGGTTTGCCGGCATCGAGCCGGTAGCGAATCGTGGTGGTCGGATTCGCCGCGTTCGGTGAGTTCTGCCAGAGACGGAAGCCGATCGCCGCGGCCACCGGTTCGTCAATGCCGGAAGATCCGCTGCTGGCGCCGCACAGCATGAAGTCATCAACGGCCGCCTCAACCAGCGAGCCGCTGCCTTCATCCGCCGCGGTGAAGCGGAAAATCACCTGATTGGTCATCTCAATGAAGTTCTCGAGCTGGAAGGTCATTTTGGTCCACTGATTGGCGCTGCTCTGAGTGTGCTCGAGATAGACCCAGTTGGCGCCGTTGTCATCGGAGACCTCAACATCCCACCAGTCTTCGCCGCCGCCGTTCCCGAGATTGTTGGTGTACCAGCGCCAGTATTCCAGTGTCGCTGATTCAAGACCGGAAAGATCGGCCACGGTCGAGGTGAGTACGGTGGCGCCGCCATCGACATCGTAGGTTCCGGCGGCGCTGCCGGCGAGGGGACCGGTGACCCAGCAGTTGACGCCGGGCGCGGGTGTGTGATCATCCCCCGGTTGTACGGGAGCGCCATTGTACGTTGTTGGTTGAGGATCGGCGCGTTCCCATACGCCGGATGTCGCTGTACTGCTGACCGTCCAGCCCAGATCGATTTCAAAGTCATCAAAGAAGGGGGCGATCGGCATGGGGTAATTGTAGAACATCTGGTGCCCCAGAGAAGCCGTCATGTTGAGTGCGATATCGAGCGAGATCATCTCAGGGCAAGCCGGATCGATCGTCAGGCTGAATCCTGATAGATCGGCGTCGCCGCCTTCGGGAACATTGGCGACAGAACCCGAACCATCGGTGATATCGATGTAGTCGGAGGCGCAGGAGATCAGGCCGTTGATATTCCGGCAGTCCTCGTGACCCGAGTTGGCCAGGTGGAATGTCAGCCCAACCGTCTCGCCCGGATCGGCCATGCCGTCCCCGTTGCCCGCGGTATCGTCGATCGAGACATCGATAACCTCAACGATCGGCGCGTCAATGACGAGGCTGAAGGTTCGATCCCAGTTGTCCTCGCTTGAGGATATATTGATCACGAAATCAATCTGGGTCTGATCCGGCGTATCCCAGCTGACGACGAAGTTGTAATTGTCATCGCACGGCTTGGTCTGATCCGGATTGATCGTTCCCCAGGTCTCGTAGTCGTCGCTGATCGTCACACCGCGGACCTCAACGAGGGTGCCCGTGACGTTGGTGGCCGCGTCGCTGCCCATATTCTTGAGGTAGGTGGTGAGGATCACATTCTCACCGGCATCGACCTCGCCGTCCTGATCGCCGGAATAATCGTTAAAGTCGTTCTGATCGACGATCAGATAAGGCCCTTCCATCGTCATTACCGGCAGATCGACCATATAGGGGATCTTGTTTTGGCAGGTGACGACGACATGAACACTCGAATAGGCCGCCACACTCGAAATGGGGATATTCGAGGTTCCGTCGGCATCGATCATTCCACCGCCCAGCAGAACGCCATCCGCCGAGAAACCGACATAGCTGTGCGGTTCCGCGATGACGGTGACATACGTGGCGGCGGGAAGAATGTTCGGCGGAAGGGTTATCGCGTTGGCATCCGGCACCCCGAGATAGACCGAGAGGCTGGGATCACCCATCAGGTTGTAAATATCCCAGTAATAACCGGTCAGGCTGCTGCCCGCTTCCTCCACAGCCAGGTTGCCGCAGAAGACATGGGAGTCTTGAACGATATACCATTGCGGGATCGCCTCGCCGTGATCGTGGAACATCCCGTCATAAGAACCGAGACCGGTCTGTTCATAGGTCGCGCCGCCGGAAACGATGGGGCCGTAGCCGACGCCGAACCAGTAATCCTCATCCCAGTAGGTGCTCTCCGACGCGCCGATATAACCGATCGCGCCCTTGTTGGGCGCCCTCAACCAGGCCTCGCCGAAACAGGTTGTGACCTGGAAGCTGCTGGTGAGACAGCAGTTCCCCACCGCGTGACAATACTCGTGGTCATTACTCAGGCCATTGATATTGGTAATTGTGAAAGTTGGGTCGGACCAGGATGTCTGACCGCCGTGAGCGGTGTAGTTTATAAATCCGACGCCATCGCTTACATTCTGGATAATCTGAGCATCCGAGGAACCCGACTCGGGGTAAAGATAGGTGTGGCTCAGAATGCCGTGGGCGGCGTTGAAGTAATGATTGGTTCCGTAGTTGATCTGCCCGTTCCCGTAGGTCGCGGCATAGCCGGTGTCATAGCCGGCGATCATCACGACCTCACCAAGGAAGGAGGGATCGGGGAACTCGTGTCGCTCATACTCCAATGTCTTGTCGATGTAAGGCTGCAATTCCGTCGAGTTGTTGGCGGAGAAACGGCCATAGTACATTTCGGGGATGTCATCACCCGTGACATCGCAGTAGGGGAGATCGCTGATGCCGGAGAGGCTGTAGGCCGGGATCTGCCCGGTATCGCCGACAAAAAGAACGAAGGTCGGGGCGGGATTCTCCGAGGCGTACAAGCCGTGGACATAACTCTGTATGGCGGATGTCGTGCCGCCGATGGTGTCGGTGTAGCCGACGATCACCTTGAAACCGCGTTCGGTCTGCCACTGGATGAAGGGCTGCAACTGGGTTTCAAACATCCGGGCGGCCACGATGACATAGGTCACCGGACCCTGGTACTTGTCGGGGAAGGTGTCATGCGTATCATCCCGCGACCCGGCGATTTGATCATAAACGACCTCAAAATAGGGGCTCTGGGTCCGGTCCTTGAGGGCCCGCTCGGCCTCGAGATCGCCGCCGGTGAAGTGGATCGCCAACTTGACATTTTCTTTGACCGTGACCGTTCCCATTTGGGGATTGTAGGTCACCGGCGCTACTTCGAGACGCCCGATCCGCACCGATCGCATCTGACCTATATCGACCGCCTGGACGAGGTCGAAGCCGAACTCCTCGTTGCGGGCGTAGGTCGCCGGATCGTAATGGAAGGGGAGGCTCGCTGGATCCTGGTTCTTCGCGACGCTCGGCTGGGCCGGCAGCAGGGGATTCAAAATCCCGTAATCGGCGAGCGCAAATTCGCGGGTTTCAAAATCCAATACTTCAACCCACATCCCGGCGCCATACGGGATCTCGAAAAGCTGATTGAGCATCGGCAGCTGCGGCTGGCCGAGCTGCTGTGATGAGTGAAAACCGGGGAGCAGAAGCCGGCTGAAGGTTCCCTCCGCAGTCTCCACATCCATTGTGGCGAGTTCCCCCACGGAGATTTGGAAAGTGAGCTGGTCGTTGGTTTGTTCCAACAACGTCACCCCCGCCGTCTCTTGAGAGAGCTCTATTTTATGTGTCTCACCCCACGCCGATCCCGCGAAGGCGAGCAGACAGAGCGCGACACACACTACGACGCTGGCACAGATGGCATTCCGCATGATTCGTCCTTTCCCATGACTGAGCGGGTCCCCGCCTGGGTTCCCGCGGTCAGATCCCCTTGAAGGAGTTACCGAATGAAAACAACCCTTTGCCGCCGCGTTCCCAACCCGGTACGCAGCTTGCAAAAATAGATTCCGCTCGGAAGCGCACGACCGCGGTCGTCGCATCCGTCCCAATGGAAGCGGTGCATCCCCGCCGTGAAATGCGCGTCGGCGACACGGCGGACGACTGAACCCCGGACATCGACGATGACCAGTTCCGCATGGGATTCCGTCGCGCAATGGAAACGTAATGTACAAGCCCCTCCGGCCGGATTGGGATACGGCGCGAGCAGGGCTACGGCCTTGGAACCGAGCGAACTCCCCGGCACATCGGCGCCGGGTTCAACATTGAGTTCGATTAAATCGATAAGTTCGGGATCGTCCGTGCCGAGATAGTACGGATCCCCCGCCGCGGCGGGAAGCATGCTGGGATTCAGCGCGCCCAAGCCGTGCTTGGCCCGCTCCTCGTTGATCTTGATGGTGCCGATCCGGTCCGTCGCGACAGGATCGATCCCCACGATCACGCTGTTGTAGGCCCAGTTCGGCGGTGTGTGATAGGGCGGGATGTAACCCGGTCCTCCGTTATAGAGCCCGAAGGTGCCGTCGATGATATAGAGCTTGGTTTTGTCGCCCAAGTCATCCCTGAGGAACCTGGCCAATCCCGGCTCGCCCCGGGTGTGGCCGTCGCCGTACGTTCCCGATAGATGCATCTGGTATGAGGTGGAGATGCCGTTCACCGTACCGTACAGGTTTTTCAGACTGAATGTGATGCCGGACTCGCTGTGATCTTTGATCACCGAGGCGTTGATCATATAATCGCAGTGATCGATGATGATCTTTGAGAATTGATGATAGGAGTGCGTGTTCAGGGGATGATCGATGACGAAGGTCTGTGAATCATACCCAACGCTCGGATGATCGGTGCCGACATACTGCACGCCGGGGCCGCCCCAATTCGGTGTATAACCGGTCTGCGGGCAGAAGAAGGGATTGTCAAAGTCCCAGACAATGATCTGCTCTTCGGGCAGCTGCTGGCCGCCCAGATCCATCATGAGGAGCCCGTCGATGATCGCGTTCACCACCTCGGGATGCGTGGGCACATCGCCGCAGGCGAGGTTGATCTTGATGGCGACTTTATGCGTGTTGTTGATGCCCGGGAAGAGGCTCTTCCAGGCGGCGCCGGTCTCTTCGTGGCCCGTCAGCGCGCGGATCGCGGCGTGCACCATCAGATCGACCGGTTCCTGATTCACCGTGTCCCATCCGGAGGTCGCGCCGGCGTGAAAGGCGCGAACGACCCTGGCGCCGCGGGCGGCGGCATGGGCCGCCGGCGACTTGAGGATATAGGGTGCGATGATCATGCCCGCGGCGCCGGCCGCGGTGGTCTGAAGGAAACGGCGGCGCGTGAGGCCTTTTGATGAGACCTGATCCCGGCCCGCGCGGAGTCTCAATCCGTCATGTTTTGTTCTCGGCTGATCCTGATGATCGCCCTGCTGTTCAGATCCTCGCTCGTCGGCCATGGAACCCTCCCGTCTTCACCACTGTTGCCATACTTGCCACTTGATCAATTGGCGTTGATTTTTAGAGATCCCCAACTCTGGTAATCCACCGGCACGGCTCCTTGGATAATCGTCAGAATCTCCGTGGCGATACAAAGAACCTCGGAGAAATCCGACACCGTGGCGGGATTCATATAGATGGAGCCGTAGAAGCACTCTTCCCAGAACTGGAAAATGATATAGGACAAGGCCGGTTGAAAACGCGCCTCTCCCGAGCCGGTCCATTCCGGCACCGGATCGCCCATCCCGCTGGAGGGATCGTTGAAGAGCCCTTCAGCCCCCTCGGCTGTGCCCTGATTGTATAAGTTGATGCTCGCGGCCACGGTTCCGAACAGATAATTCTGAAAGACTGCGGCCGTGAAACCGTATTGATCGTGGAGAAAAGCGCCCCCGTCGATGAACTCTGTCAGCTCCTCGAGTGTATAAGCCGTCCCCGGCGCGCCGTCGGCAAGCCATCCCGAGCAAAACCCCTCGTTGGGAAGCAATGTTAAGGGATCGATCTCGTCGCAGGCCGCGAAAAGCGGGCCGGACAGACTCAGGCCCAGGATCAGG from Candidatus Eisenbacteria bacterium harbors:
- a CDS encoding DUF362 domain-containing protein, coding for MENPAGKRSGEKSTAQKKDHFGPSRRDFLKLSAVGAIAAAGSKASARDLVELGKKAVAGTRGNVMPGRIVIYHDPEFYSGGLDQDQIAGAVHSGVQMLTGISDTAAAFESLFPGLHSGSTFAIKVNCIGPTESKWQVARGVVSGLSLMLGGTFDVSQVVIYDDNNIVNYGYNTDRFTFNGHAAVISSNNNNPSSYYVYGSHRLSQYILDCDYLISIPVLKSHTDPNNQITLALKNHYGSCSPASLCGNIPGMLTLNADQYVKPKTALVVADVIEATYNGGPGEPPQIWNTFPEMTPNTLFFSTDPTTSDYWGREYINTERASHGWAAKPCTWVELSSGSPYEIGVSDPGSMTVINYEPSDVDNPAGVVGGTFLAPNVPNPCRNGTELRFRLDEPSRVSLQIISTSGRMIRRLGGDVLPEGRHVVKWDGRDSQGRRVPAGVYFTRMEAGRIVRTRRIVVAN
- a CDS encoding VCBS repeat-containing protein; the encoded protein is MERKLSRRPPPISGGGLFIGIIVVVMIAAAGFVVLQIVESGKPAEITLDTPLEEAGEGDGDILLEADSTYVVEHYLPWDPYVVTWGPTNLDPDLPQTRIEITLQDAVIEASVDYLCEGETKDLDGDGSDELIVWAYSGGAHCCSQYYIYTRHPAFRRIGSIYTGNGGLQFKDLDGDGVLEGVGNYDGLAYYDWSYAASPFPPIIFKWRDGGFVEETKAFPDLLRERLETYLYPQPADPNDPDYKEQRFPRVGAVLAYCILLDEEERAFALMKKLDPEMIPWMQEHREAIRALMAGMKERAG
- a CDS encoding T9SS type A sorting domain-containing protein; translated protein: MRNAICASVVVCVALCLLAFAGSAWGETHKIELSQETAGVTLLEQTNDQLTFQISVGELATMDVETAEGTFSRLLLPGFHSSQQLGQPQLPMLNQLFEIPYGAGMWVEVLDFETREFALADYGILNPLLPAQPSVAKNQDPASLPFHYDPATYARNEEFGFDLVQAVDIGQMRSVRIGRLEVAPVTYNPQMGTVTVKENVKLAIHFTGGDLEAERALKDRTQSPYFEVVYDQIAGSRDDTHDTFPDKYQGPVTYVIVAARMFETQLQPFIQWQTERGFKVIVGYTDTIGGTTSAIQSYVHGLYASENPAPTFVLFVGDTGQIPAYSLSGISDLPYCDVTGDDIPEMYYGRFSANNSTELQPYIDKTLEYERHEFPDPSFLGEVVMIAGYDTGYAATYGNGQINYGTNHYFNAAHGILSHTYLYPESGSSDAQIIQNVSDGVGFINYTAHGGQTSWSDPTFTITNINGLSNDHEYCHAVGNCCLTSSFQVTTCFGEAWLRAPNKGAIGYIGASESTYWDEDYWFGVGYGPIVSGGATYEQTGLGSYDGMFHDHGEAIPQWYIVQDSHVFCGNLAVEEAGSSLTGYYWDIYNLMGDPSLSVYLGVPDANAITLPPNILPAATYVTVIAEPHSYVGFSADGVLLGGGMIDADGTSNIPISSVAAYSSVHVVVTCQNKIPYMVDLPVMTMEGPYLIVDQNDFNDYSGDQDGEVDAGENVILTTYLKNMGSDAATNVTGTLVEVRGVTISDDYETWGTINPDQTKPCDDNYNFVVSWDTPDQTQIDFVINISSSEDNWDRTFSLVIDAPIVEVIDVSIDDTAGNGDGMADPGETVGLTFHLANSGHEDCRNINGLISCASDYIDITDGSGSVANVPEGGDADLSGFSLTIDPACPEMISLDIALNMTASLGHQMFYNYPMPIAPFFDDFEIDLGWTVSSTATSGVWERADPQPTTYNGAPVQPGDDHTPAPGVNCWVTGPLAGSAAGTYDVDGGATVLTSTVADLSGLESATLEYWRWYTNNLGNGGGEDWWDVEVSDDNGANWVYLEHTQSSANQWTKMTFQLENFIEMTNQVIFRFTAADEGSGSLVEAAVDDFMLCGASSGSSGIDEPVAAAIGFRLWQNSPNAANPTTTIRYRLDAGKPVPTTLKIYDAMGRLVRTLVNEAQGAGNYSAVWDGRGDHGRSVSSGVFFYVLNSGENQQTRKMVVVQ
- a CDS encoding DUF362 domain-containing protein, translated to MADERGSEQQGDHQDQPRTKHDGLRLRAGRDQVSSKGLTRRRFLQTTAAGAAGMIIAPYILKSPAAHAAARGARVVRAFHAGATSGWDTVNQEPVDLMVHAAIRALTGHEETGAAWKSLFPGINNTHKVAIKINLACGDVPTHPEVVNAIIDGLLMMDLGGQQLPEEQIIVWDFDNPFFCPQTGYTPNWGGPGVQYVGTDHPSVGYDSQTFVIDHPLNTHSYHQFSKIIIDHCDYMINASVIKDHSESGITFSLKNLYGTVNGISTSYQMHLSGTYGDGHTRGEPGLARFLRDDLGDKTKLYIIDGTFGLYNGGPGYIPPYHTPPNWAYNSVIVGIDPVATDRIGTIKINEERAKHGLGALNPSMLPAAAGDPYYLGTDDPELIDLIELNVEPGADVPGSSLGSKAVALLAPYPNPAGGACTLRFHCATESHAELVIVDVRGSVVRRVADAHFTAGMHRFHWDGCDDRGRALPSGIYFCKLRTGLGTRRQRVVFIR